The Sinomicrobium kalidii genome contains a region encoding:
- the pyrH gene encoding UMP kinase — translation MQYKRILLKLSGEALMGERQYGIDPKRLAEYAEDIKEIVKKDVQVAIVIGGGNIFRGVAGASNGMDRVQGDHMGMLATVINGLALQSALENVGVQTRLQSAIKINEVAEPFIRRRAIRHLEKGRVVIFGGGTGNPYFTTDSAAVLRAVEINANVILKGTRVDGIYTSDPEKDKSATKFDFISFDDVLKRGLKVMDTTAFTLSQENELPIIVFDMNKKGNLLKVVSGENVGTKVNL, via the coding sequence ATGCAATACAAGAGAATCCTCCTGAAACTAAGTGGCGAGGCATTAATGGGAGAACGGCAATACGGAATAGACCCTAAACGCCTCGCGGAATATGCAGAAGATATTAAAGAGATTGTGAAAAAGGATGTACAAGTGGCCATTGTCATCGGAGGAGGGAATATTTTCCGGGGCGTAGCTGGTGCCAGCAACGGCATGGACAGGGTACAGGGCGATCATATGGGAATGCTCGCTACGGTCATCAATGGTCTCGCCCTTCAGAGCGCACTGGAAAATGTAGGTGTACAGACCAGGCTCCAGTCTGCCATAAAGATCAATGAAGTAGCCGAACCTTTTATACGAAGGAGAGCCATTCGCCACCTCGAAAAAGGAAGAGTGGTCATTTTCGGCGGGGGAACCGGTAACCCTTACTTCACTACCGATTCGGCCGCAGTGCTCCGTGCCGTAGAAATAAACGCCAATGTGATTCTGAAAGGCACCAGGGTTGACGGAATTTATACCTCAGACCCCGAAAAAGACAAAAGTGCCACCAAATTCGATTTTATCTCTTTTGACGATGTATTAAAAAGAGGACTGAAAGTCATGGATACCACGGCATTTACCCTGAGCCAGGAAAACGAATTGCCCATTATTGTTTTTGATATGAACAAAAAAGGAAACCTCCTCAAGGTAGTTTCCGGCGAAAACGTGGGGACCAAGGTTAACCTCTAA
- the tsf gene encoding translation elongation factor Ts, whose protein sequence is MANITAAEVNKLRQATGAGMMDCKKALVEAEGDFDKAIEVLRKKGQKVAANRADRASTEGAVIARVNSDATQGVVVSLNCETDFVAKNESFVKLATDLAEMALNYASKEDFLKADYNGITVEEKLTEQTGVIGEKIEIGGFESIKAPFVGSYIHAGNKIATLVGLSANVDGAEETAKNVAMQAAAMNPIALNEDGVDQSVIDKEIEIAKDQLRAEGKPEAMLDNIAKGKLKRFFKDNTLVNQAYIKDSKVSVSDYVKSVNGELTITGFKRVALG, encoded by the coding sequence ATGGCAAACATCACAGCCGCAGAAGTTAATAAACTGAGACAAGCTACCGGTGCTGGTATGATGGACTGTAAAAAAGCATTGGTAGAAGCCGAAGGCGATTTTGACAAAGCGATAGAAGTACTCCGCAAAAAAGGACAGAAAGTAGCTGCCAACCGTGCCGACAGGGCATCTACCGAAGGTGCTGTTATCGCAAGGGTAAACAGTGACGCCACACAAGGTGTAGTCGTTTCCCTGAATTGCGAAACCGACTTCGTTGCCAAAAACGAATCTTTTGTAAAACTGGCTACCGATCTGGCCGAAATGGCGTTGAACTACGCTTCCAAGGAAGATTTCCTCAAAGCCGACTACAACGGAATTACGGTTGAAGAAAAACTTACCGAACAAACCGGTGTGATAGGTGAAAAGATCGAGATCGGTGGTTTTGAATCCATCAAAGCTCCGTTTGTAGGCTCTTATATCCACGCAGGCAATAAGATCGCTACCCTGGTAGGATTGTCGGCCAACGTGGACGGTGCGGAAGAAACCGCAAAAAATGTGGCTATGCAGGCCGCTGCCATGAATCCTATTGCCTTGAATGAAGATGGTGTAGATCAATCCGTGATCGACAAGGAAATAGAAATTGCCAAAGATCAGCTGCGGGCCGAAGGAAAACCGGAGGCCATGCTTGACAATATTGCCAAAGGTAAATTAAAACGCTTCTTTAAAGATAATACCCTGGTCAACCAGGCCTATATCAAAGACAGCAAAGTAAGTGTGTCCGACTACGTAAAATCCGTTAACGGCGAACTTACCATAACAGGATTTAAAAGGGTGGCTTTAGGATAA
- the rpsI gene encoding 30S ribosomal protein S9: MEVIHKIGRRKTAVARVYVSPGSGNITVNKKEFNTYFPTPTLQYKVKQPLNLTSTADNFDIKVNVYGGGSTGQAEAVRLAISRALCEVDVENRTTLKPEGLLTRDPRMVERKKYGQKKARKKFQFSKR, translated from the coding sequence ATGGAAGTAATTCACAAAATCGGCAGGAGAAAAACTGCAGTTGCACGTGTATATGTTTCACCCGGAAGCGGAAACATTACTGTCAACAAAAAAGAATTCAACACTTATTTTCCCACTCCTACTTTACAGTACAAGGTAAAACAGCCTTTGAACCTCACCAGTACGGCAGATAACTTTGACATCAAGGTAAACGTATATGGCGGAGGCAGCACAGGACAGGCAGAAGCCGTACGCCTGGCTATTTCCAGGGCACTTTGCGAAGTGGACGTTGAAAACAGGACTACCCTTAAACCGGAAGGTTTGCTCACCAGGGACCCGAGAATGGTAGAACGTAAAAAATACGGTCAGAAAAAAGCCCGTAAGAAATTCCAGTTCTCCAAGCGTTAA
- a CDS encoding alpha-2-macroglobulin family protein, with translation MRTYLFYMAVILCTSLTAQEFPYDKKWKAIEKQETEGLLKSTLPAVNEIYEAARKEGNTIQRIRALLYRGKIAVITDDDDEVQLKVIKDFEKEITLASGAEKNLLQSMLAETLYSYYRNNRWTINERTRLEEATTEDFRFWSENIFDEQATALYLRSVENAGELKEQPVAEWEEILEEKEWSYVYTEKKAGDKAKRSKDDRLEKGRELRPTLYDLIAHRAIDFFRDQPDVFLRKFSGDADVKTKKEKASGLLRELVDFHKEKGNADAQLYNALEILKTDKEGYDTASYINELKKLSRTYPKAWYTGEVLLELARFYREQAGREAKDNFNAKKVWYDKVLTLASKIEENYAKTHAAGEAARLRQGILAGDFSIQVETYIPSGQYNPLSVTHKNLDRIYFKVLKFTPELNDFFQNPVNEIRYAKEADKQKILDGLLRKYPEEKTFNLSLKTVDDYQNHTTTAALESLPVGSYIVLASNHPDFEVESEAFILKSELVNVTDYSIVGNGEELLVTDRKDGHPKADKTVEVYERDHKRLRLAKSLKTDIAGKANTNFGKQRYHRYYYRIKGEDVFYDQYSYRGYTDYERKSTYHTRFFTDRSIYRPGQTVYFKAVHYEQYPDEKRKVIENAELGIELSDPNNNSAGKLELTTNQFGSVSGEFVLPTGGITGIFTLEDDFGNTYTISVEEYKRPRFEVVFDTIKETFRLGEEITAGAKAQAYSGAGIDNAKVVYRVYRQAVYPYLPWWRRQYISPEPREEITHGETTTDAEGNFKVPFEARIPSRPASSGKKKDPRTYTYTVEADVTDINGETRSGSQGITVGDLRYTLRLDIPARVEWDQLKSIGIRTENLNGQFTPARGELTLTKINPPDRVLRESPLPEGDYELYDREEYIRMFPNDPYAKENRKENWQKEPPVVSVNFDTGQKKEVDAAPGKNWKEGYYLLKGHIRDGQDTIPAEQLVYLYKKKKNSPVDKELFSVTTDKDSYEPGDTARITFASSAPDAVVVAELEYDGDIVKREALELDNDVNTFSFPVKESYRGNVFVHYYFGKYNTAQQGTVTVTVPVEENKLDITVGTMRDKLRPGDEETWELTVSGEGKDAFLARLATNGTEVLATMYDASLDQFKPHNINWSPYRELVRQSEHRDWNLSTGYGTTSFSRVIRKSLPLPESVDAPLFDRINWFGFDIDGRRGQNLYVHRLNARLHLDRILKTKTQQAREKLKETRHLVGGFVIGQDGKSLPGVNVMIEGTSTGVSADIHGFYTIEAEAEQVLVFSYIGMKTRKVTVSPGTKIFNVVLEEDSASLDEVVITGYGTRKQMVKGEVANMVADDAELEESVLEMKSSEPAPPAPEDEAGESSSRDLSSVQPRRALQEAAFFFPYLKTDKDGNVKISFTTPESLTEWKFMALAHTPELETANYEASVRTRKELMVVPNPPRFLREGDTIEFQTKVINLSDKELSGNAQLLLFDAFTMQPVDADFENTENNREFTAVQGQSANMIWKLKIPEDRQAVVYRVVAKAGDYSDGEESALPVLTNRMMVTETLPVHIREGQEKTFKLEKLVETGSATRENFRLTFEMTTNPVWYAIFSLPYLREFPYECSEQVFSRLYGNLISQHLVNSNPKIKAVFDDWNRKGELKSKLELNQELKSLLLEETPWVRQAADESEQMKRIAVLFDLNKMRNELEGTFRKLENKQLSSGGFPWFDGGDANVYITTHVISGFGHLGAMGIDYKGNFDIRPAGMIMRAIKFVDDKMKEQWDRYKKNKKYAPSLHNGVYWMYARSYFLKEYPLDKEGKEIANYFLKELEKEKFDKSRYYQAMLSLVFHRFGKDGPARQLLLSVKDQAVESDEMGMYWKDNRPGWYWYNAPVETQALLIEAFDEVLQDTESVELMKVWLLKNRQTNRWASTKATTEAVFALMSTGRDWVNVEGGLDVSLGGEKLDITKLEGQQKGSGYVKTTWNKEEIKPEMGTVKVKKTSPGVVWGALYWQYFEDLDKITSAETGVRFKKELFLKKLTADGPELQRITENTPIEVGDLVTVRLEIKNDRDMEFVYIKDMRASGFEPVNVLSGYRWQGGLGYYESTRDAAENFFADRMPKGVYVFEYDLRANNTGSFSNGITSLQCMYAPEMSAHSEGIRVNIK, from the coding sequence ATGAGAACATATCTATTTTACATGGCCGTTATTTTGTGTACTTCCCTGACGGCTCAGGAATTCCCTTATGACAAAAAGTGGAAAGCGATCGAAAAACAGGAAACGGAAGGCCTGCTGAAAAGTACGCTTCCGGCTGTAAACGAAATTTACGAGGCGGCAAGGAAAGAGGGGAATACCATACAGCGTATTCGTGCACTGCTCTATCGAGGCAAGATTGCCGTGATCACCGATGACGACGATGAGGTTCAGTTAAAGGTCATAAAGGATTTTGAAAAGGAAATCACTTTGGCTTCGGGAGCGGAGAAAAACCTCCTGCAATCCATGCTGGCCGAAACACTTTACAGTTATTACCGGAACAATCGCTGGACGATAAACGAACGTACCCGTCTGGAGGAAGCCACTACGGAAGATTTTCGTTTCTGGAGTGAAAATATCTTTGACGAACAGGCCACGGCACTTTATCTCCGCTCCGTGGAGAATGCGGGCGAATTGAAGGAACAACCTGTTGCGGAATGGGAAGAAATACTTGAGGAGAAGGAATGGAGCTACGTTTATACCGAAAAAAAAGCAGGGGATAAAGCTAAAAGATCAAAAGACGACCGGCTGGAGAAAGGAAGGGAGCTTCGTCCCACACTTTATGACCTTATCGCACACAGGGCCATCGACTTTTTCAGGGATCAGCCCGATGTCTTTCTGCGAAAGTTTTCCGGGGATGCGGATGTGAAGACCAAAAAGGAAAAAGCATCAGGCCTGCTCCGGGAACTGGTAGATTTTCATAAGGAAAAGGGAAATGCAGATGCACAACTGTATAATGCACTGGAAATTCTGAAAACAGATAAAGAAGGGTATGATACGGCTTCTTATATAAACGAACTGAAAAAACTTTCCCGGACTTATCCAAAAGCCTGGTATACCGGTGAGGTGTTGCTGGAACTGGCCCGTTTTTACAGGGAACAGGCCGGACGGGAAGCAAAGGACAATTTTAATGCGAAAAAAGTGTGGTATGATAAGGTGCTGACACTTGCTTCGAAAATTGAGGAAAACTATGCGAAAACCCATGCAGCGGGGGAAGCGGCCCGGCTTCGGCAAGGGATTCTTGCCGGAGACTTTTCCATTCAGGTCGAAACTTATATCCCTTCCGGACAATACAATCCGTTGTCGGTTACACATAAAAACCTGGACCGGATCTATTTTAAAGTATTGAAATTCACCCCTGAGCTCAATGATTTTTTTCAGAACCCCGTAAATGAGATCCGCTATGCCAAAGAAGCGGATAAACAAAAAATACTGGACGGACTGTTGCGAAAATACCCGGAAGAAAAGACATTCAACCTTTCCCTGAAAACAGTTGACGATTACCAGAACCATACTACTACAGCAGCCCTGGAATCACTACCTGTAGGAAGTTATATTGTACTGGCATCGAATCATCCGGATTTTGAGGTAGAAAGTGAAGCGTTTATCCTGAAATCCGAGCTTGTTAATGTAACAGATTACAGCATAGTGGGTAACGGCGAGGAATTGCTGGTCACGGATAGGAAGGACGGCCACCCCAAAGCGGATAAAACTGTTGAAGTCTATGAGAGGGATCACAAGAGATTAAGGCTGGCGAAGTCGCTTAAAACCGATATCGCCGGAAAAGCGAACACAAATTTCGGAAAGCAGCGATACCACAGGTATTACTACCGTATAAAAGGGGAAGATGTTTTTTATGATCAATATAGCTATAGAGGCTATACGGATTATGAGAGGAAATCCACTTACCATACCCGGTTTTTTACGGACCGGTCCATATATCGGCCGGGACAGACGGTTTATTTTAAAGCTGTTCATTACGAACAATACCCGGATGAGAAAAGAAAGGTTATTGAAAATGCAGAGCTGGGAATAGAATTATCTGATCCCAACAATAACAGCGCAGGAAAACTGGAACTTACTACTAACCAATTCGGATCGGTATCCGGAGAGTTTGTTCTCCCCACCGGGGGCATTACCGGAATATTTACACTTGAAGACGATTTCGGAAATACATATACTATCAGCGTGGAAGAATACAAACGCCCCCGTTTTGAGGTAGTGTTCGACACCATTAAGGAAACTTTCCGTCTCGGGGAAGAAATAACTGCCGGGGCAAAGGCACAGGCCTATTCCGGGGCCGGTATTGATAATGCCAAAGTGGTGTATCGTGTGTACCGTCAGGCAGTATATCCCTATCTTCCTTGGTGGAGGCGGCAATATATAAGCCCCGAACCCAGGGAGGAGATCACTCACGGCGAAACCACTACGGATGCGGAAGGTAATTTTAAAGTTCCGTTTGAAGCCAGAATACCATCCCGCCCGGCTTCTTCCGGAAAGAAAAAAGACCCCCGTACATATACATATACCGTAGAGGCGGATGTAACCGACATTAACGGGGAAACCCGGTCGGGCAGCCAGGGTATTACGGTGGGCGATCTGCGTTATACACTTCGGCTGGACATCCCTGCGAGGGTGGAATGGGACCAGTTGAAAAGCATCGGCATTCGTACCGAAAATCTTAACGGACAGTTTACACCGGCCCGGGGAGAACTCACATTGACTAAAATTAACCCACCGGACCGGGTGTTAAGGGAAAGCCCCTTGCCGGAAGGCGATTATGAACTGTACGACAGGGAAGAATACATCAGAATGTTCCCCAACGACCCGTATGCCAAGGAAAACAGGAAGGAAAACTGGCAAAAAGAACCTCCGGTTGTATCGGTGAATTTTGATACGGGACAGAAAAAAGAGGTTGACGCAGCACCCGGTAAAAACTGGAAAGAAGGCTATTACCTGCTAAAAGGGCATATCCGGGATGGGCAGGATACCATCCCCGCCGAACAACTGGTGTATCTTTATAAAAAGAAAAAGAACAGCCCGGTTGACAAAGAACTTTTTTCGGTAACAACGGATAAAGACAGTTACGAACCCGGAGATACCGCACGCATTACATTTGCCTCTTCCGCACCGGACGCAGTTGTAGTGGCCGAACTGGAATATGACGGAGATATCGTAAAAAGGGAAGCACTGGAATTGGATAATGATGTCAATACCTTTTCGTTTCCCGTTAAAGAAAGTTACCGGGGCAATGTATTTGTGCATTATTACTTCGGTAAGTACAATACCGCTCAACAAGGTACCGTGACGGTTACCGTTCCCGTTGAGGAAAATAAACTGGATATTACCGTAGGTACCATGCGTGATAAACTCCGGCCCGGTGACGAAGAAACCTGGGAGCTTACCGTAAGCGGAGAAGGCAAAGATGCTTTCCTGGCGAGGCTGGCCACCAACGGCACTGAAGTACTTGCCACTATGTACGACGCTTCCCTGGACCAGTTCAAACCACACAATATCAACTGGTCACCTTACCGTGAACTGGTACGGCAGTCCGAACATCGCGACTGGAACCTCAGTACAGGCTATGGCACCACATCGTTTTCCCGGGTAATCCGAAAATCCCTGCCCCTGCCGGAAAGCGTGGACGCTCCGCTTTTTGACCGGATCAACTGGTTTGGTTTTGATATTGACGGAAGAAGAGGGCAAAATCTTTATGTTCATCGTTTGAACGCCCGTCTTCATTTAGACCGGATATTGAAAACCAAAACACAACAGGCCAGAGAAAAACTAAAAGAAACCCGACATTTGGTAGGTGGATTTGTAATCGGTCAGGATGGAAAATCTCTTCCCGGGGTAAACGTGATGATAGAGGGAACATCAACTGGAGTTTCAGCAGATATTCACGGCTTTTATACTATTGAAGCCGAAGCCGAACAGGTTTTGGTATTTAGTTATATAGGGATGAAAACACGAAAAGTAACGGTAAGTCCGGGGACTAAAATCTTTAATGTTGTTTTGGAAGAAGACAGTGCTTCTCTGGATGAGGTTGTAATCACCGGTTACGGAACCCGGAAACAAATGGTTAAAGGAGAGGTTGCGAACATGGTTGCTGATGATGCTGAATTGGAAGAATCTGTACTTGAAATGAAATCCTCTGAACCGGCACCTCCTGCACCTGAGGATGAGGCAGGAGAATCTTCTTCCCGTGACCTTTCATCCGTACAACCCCGAAGGGCCCTTCAGGAAGCCGCCTTTTTCTTTCCGTACCTTAAAACAGACAAGGACGGCAATGTGAAAATAAGCTTTACTACCCCCGAAAGCCTGACGGAGTGGAAATTCATGGCCCTTGCACATACCCCTGAACTCGAGACAGCCAATTACGAGGCCAGTGTCCGTACCCGGAAAGAACTGATGGTCGTACCCAATCCTCCACGGTTTTTAAGGGAAGGCGATACGATTGAATTTCAGACCAAGGTGATCAATCTCTCGGATAAGGAACTTTCCGGGAACGCGCAGTTGCTCCTTTTCGATGCCTTCACTATGCAACCGGTGGATGCGGATTTCGAGAATACGGAAAACAACAGGGAATTTACAGCTGTTCAGGGACAAAGTGCCAACATGATCTGGAAATTAAAAATTCCGGAAGACAGGCAGGCTGTAGTGTACCGGGTGGTAGCCAAGGCAGGAGATTATTCGGACGGGGAAGAATCGGCGCTTCCCGTGCTTACCAATCGCATGATGGTTACAGAAACCCTGCCCGTACATATCCGGGAAGGTCAGGAAAAAACGTTTAAACTGGAAAAACTTGTGGAAACCGGCTCGGCCACAAGGGAAAATTTCAGGCTTACTTTTGAAATGACCACCAATCCGGTCTGGTATGCTATTTTCTCGTTGCCATACCTCAGGGAATTTCCTTACGAATGTTCTGAACAGGTGTTTTCCCGGCTTTACGGTAACCTGATTTCCCAGCACCTTGTCAATTCCAACCCGAAAATAAAAGCGGTCTTTGACGACTGGAACCGTAAAGGAGAACTTAAATCAAAACTGGAACTTAACCAGGAACTGAAATCCCTCCTGCTGGAAGAAACACCATGGGTGCGCCAGGCCGCGGACGAAAGTGAGCAAATGAAGCGGATTGCCGTGCTGTTCGACCTGAACAAGATGCGGAATGAGTTGGAAGGCACCTTCCGGAAACTGGAAAACAAACAGTTGTCTTCCGGCGGTTTCCCCTGGTTTGACGGGGGTGATGCAAATGTTTACATTACTACTCATGTTATTTCGGGTTTTGGTCACCTCGGAGCGATGGGCATCGATTACAAAGGGAATTTTGATATCCGTCCCGCCGGAATGATCATGAGGGCCATAAAATTTGTAGATGATAAAATGAAAGAACAATGGGATCGCTATAAGAAGAACAAAAAATATGCGCCTTCACTCCACAACGGGGTATACTGGATGTATGCCCGTAGTTATTTTCTGAAGGAATATCCCCTTGATAAAGAAGGAAAGGAAATCGCGAATTATTTCCTGAAGGAACTGGAAAAGGAAAAATTTGATAAATCCCGGTATTACCAGGCTATGCTGTCGCTGGTATTTCACCGTTTCGGTAAGGATGGTCCGGCAAGGCAATTGTTACTTTCCGTAAAGGACCAGGCGGTGGAAAGCGATGAAATGGGGATGTACTGGAAAGATAACCGTCCGGGATGGTATTGGTATAATGCACCTGTAGAAACGCAGGCACTGCTCATCGAGGCTTTTGATGAGGTATTGCAGGATACGGAAAGTGTGGAACTGATGAAAGTATGGCTCCTTAAGAACAGGCAAACCAATCGCTGGGCATCTACCAAGGCCACTACCGAGGCGGTTTTTGCACTGATGAGCACCGGCAGGGACTGGGTGAATGTGGAGGGCGGACTGGATGTAAGCCTGGGAGGTGAAAAACTGGACATCACAAAACTGGAAGGACAGCAAAAAGGAAGCGGTTATGTGAAGACCACCTGGAATAAAGAGGAAATAAAACCCGAAATGGGCACGGTGAAAGTAAAGAAAACTTCGCCCGGTGTGGTCTGGGGTGCACTGTACTGGCAGTACTTCGAAGACCTGGATAAGATCACTTCCGCAGAAACAGGAGTGCGTTTCAAAAAGGAACTCTTCCTGAAAAAGCTGACGGCTGACGGCCCGGAATTACAGCGAATTACCGAAAACACCCCGATAGAAGTTGGTGACCTTGTTACCGTTCGTCTCGAAATAAAGAACGACCGGGATATGGAATTTGTATATATCAAGGACATGCGGGCCAGTGGTTTTGAACCTGTGAATGTGCTCTCCGGATACCGGTGGCAGGGCGGATTGGGATATTATGAAAGTACCCGTGATGCCGCCGAAAATTTCTTTGCCGACCGCATGCCGAAGGGAGTATATGTTTTTGAATATGACCTCCGTGCCAATAATACTGGCAGTTTTTCAAATGGAATTACTTCCCTGCAATGCATGTATGCCCCGGAAATGAGTGCACATTCCGAAGGGATAAGGGTAAATATAAAGTGA
- the rplM gene encoding 50S ribosomal protein L13 yields MNTLSYKTISANKATVDKQWVLVDAEGETLGRLASKVAKILRGKYKPNYTPHVDCGDNVVIINAEKINLTGNKWEAKQYIRHTGYPGGQRSLNARELFEKDPIRLIEKSVKGMLPKNKLGAALFRNLKVYAGAEHKQEAQKPTAINLNELK; encoded by the coding sequence GTGAACACGTTAAGCTACAAAACCATCTCGGCCAACAAGGCAACTGTCGACAAACAGTGGGTCCTTGTAGATGCCGAAGGAGAGACGTTAGGGCGTCTTGCCTCTAAAGTAGCAAAGATTCTGAGAGGTAAGTACAAGCCAAATTACACCCCGCATGTGGACTGTGGAGATAATGTTGTTATTATCAATGCAGAAAAAATCAATTTGACAGGGAACAAATGGGAGGCGAAACAATACATTCGCCACACGGGTTATCCGGGTGGTCAGCGCTCGCTGAACGCCAGGGAACTTTTCGAAAAAGACCCGATCCGCCTGATCGAAAAATCTGTTAAGGGAATGCTGCCCAAAAACAAACTGGGTGCTGCATTGTTCCGCAACCTTAAAGTATATGCAGGGGCAGAACACAAACAAGAAGCGCAAAAACCTACTGCAATTAACTTAAACGAGCTGAAGTAA
- the rpsB gene encoding 30S ribosomal protein S2 — protein MASKIDVKDLLEAGVHFGHLTRKWNPNMAPYIYMERNGIHVINLYKTAAKIDEAGEALKKIAASGRKILFVATKKQAKDIVADKAGAVNMPYITERWPGGMLTNFVTIRKAVKKMASIDKMKKDGTFNTLSKKERLQVDRLRAKLEKQLGSIADMTRLPGALFIVDTMREHIAVKEAQKLNIPIFAMVDTNSDPRDVEYVIPSNDDASKSIEKILSHVTDAVAEGLSERKAERAEKEAAKAEKETAKSEEATKSEDTAKSEKAAKPEQPAAKEETETEKKSEAAESNKEN, from the coding sequence ATGGCAAGTAAAATAGATGTAAAAGACTTATTAGAAGCAGGTGTGCACTTTGGCCACCTCACCAGGAAATGGAACCCGAACATGGCTCCCTATATTTATATGGAGCGCAATGGTATTCACGTAATTAACCTGTACAAGACAGCGGCCAAGATCGATGAGGCCGGAGAAGCCCTCAAAAAAATAGCGGCTTCCGGAAGAAAAATACTCTTCGTAGCTACTAAAAAACAGGCCAAAGACATTGTTGCCGACAAAGCAGGTGCCGTTAACATGCCCTACATTACGGAAAGATGGCCCGGCGGAATGCTCACCAACTTCGTGACCATCCGGAAAGCCGTAAAAAAGATGGCCTCCATCGATAAAATGAAAAAGGACGGCACGTTCAATACCCTCTCCAAAAAAGAACGTTTACAGGTAGACCGTTTAAGGGCCAAACTGGAAAAACAACTCGGTTCAATTGCAGACATGACACGTCTTCCGGGAGCATTGTTTATCGTAGACACCATGCGTGAACACATCGCTGTGAAAGAAGCGCAGAAATTAAACATTCCAATATTCGCAATGGTGGACACCAACTCTGACCCGAGAGATGTGGAGTATGTTATTCCGTCTAACGACGACGCTTCCAAATCCATCGAAAAAATCCTGTCTCACGTAACCGACGCAGTTGCCGAAGGGCTTTCGGAAAGAAAGGCGGAAAGAGCGGAAAAAGAAGCTGCAAAAGCAGAAAAAGAGACCGCCAAAAGTGAAGAAGCTACAAAAAGCGAAGACACTGCAAAGAGCGAAAAAGCCGCAAAGCCTGAACAGCCTGCAGCTAAAGAAGAGACAGAGACTGAAAAAAAATCAGAAGCTGCCGAAAGCAACAAAGAAAATTAA